One segment of Castanea sativa cultivar Marrone di Chiusa Pesio chromosome 3, ASM4071231v1 DNA contains the following:
- the LOC142628746 gene encoding uncharacterized protein LOC142628746, with the protein MTDQLIKKSMNKPEAVGRMIQWAIELSQFNIEYHPRTAIKAQALVDFISEFTIPDEKGATDEEGAIDELERWTIQTDGSSVRKKGGVGVIIITPEGETLKYGVQLTFSATNNETEYEGVLRELRVGKALGIKNLLLKSDSNLVVGQIKGEFEAKEERMQKYLNLPKLLAQEFDQVEFT; encoded by the coding sequence ATGACAGACCAACTTATAAAGAAGTCGATGAACAAGCCCGAGGCTGTAGGAAGAATGATCCAGTGGGCTATCGAGCTCAGCCAATTCAACATTGAATACCACCCTAGGACAGCTATTAAGGCGCAGGCATTGGTGGATTTCATCTCTGAATTTACAATCCCAGACGAAAAGGGAGCTACAGATGAAGAGGGAGCTATAGACGAATTGGAAAGATGGACGATTCAAACTGACGGTTCGTCAGTTCGAAAGAAGGGCGGAGTAGGGGTCATTATAATCACCCCAGAGGGAGAGACGCTCAAATACGGAGTCCAGCTAacattctcggccaccaacaatgaaaCTGAATATGAAGGGGTACTGAGGGAGTTGAGGGTCGGGAAGGCACTAGGAATCAAAAACTTACTTCTCAAGAGTGATTCCAACCTAGTCGTAGGTCAGATAAAGGGGGAGTTtgaagcaaaggaggaaagGATGCAAAAATACCTAAATTTGCCGAAACTTTTGGCACAGGAGTTCGATCAAGTAGAGTTCACGTAG
- the LOC142628747 gene encoding uncharacterized protein LOC142628747, with amino-acid sequence MDNDSSVDIIYLFAFQQLKLDPGRLRPFESPLISFSGDWVYPKGIVTLMVMVGSYPRQLTCQLGFLMVDFPSSYNVIIRRPTLNPWKAATSTYCLKVKFPTKNGVGEVKGDQVLVRECYQVVLAAKENHTWMIKEKEEEKVEALETVELVDGEPIMTIRIRTTMSTNVKKKLVQFLKENLDIFVWSHEDMPSISTEIIQHRLNVDPEKKLVYQKR; translated from the coding sequence ATGGATAATGATAGCTCTGTAGACATCATCTATCTCTTCGCCTTCCAGCAGCTAAAGTTAGATCCAGGAAGGCTGCGCCCTTTTGAGTCCCCTCTCATCAGCTTCAGTGGGGACTGGGTGTACCCCAAAGGCATAGTGACATTGATGGTCATGGTGGGGTCTTATCCGCGTCAATTGACTTGTCAGTTGGGCTTCCTCATGGTAGATTTTCCCTCTtcatacaatgtgatcattAGGAGACCCACACTCAACCCCTGGAAAGCAGCCACGTCCACGTATTGCCTGAAGGTAAAATTTCCAACAAAGAATGGTGTAGGTGAAGTAAAAGGAGATCAAGTACTGGTTAGAGAATGCTACCAAGTTGTGTTGGCTGCAAAGGAAAACCATACGTGGATGATCAAGGAGAAAGAAGAGGAGAAGGTAGAAGCCCTGGAAACCGTGGAGCTGGTAGACGGAGAACCAATAATGACCATAAGAATAAGGACGACTATGAGCACGAACGTGAAGAAGAAACTAGTTCAATTCCTCAAGGAGAACCTAGACATCTTCGTCTGGAGCCACGAGGACATGCCAAGCATATCCACAGAGATCATCCAACATAGGTTAAATGTCGACCCCGAGAAAAAGCTCGTCTATCAAAAACGATGA
- the LOC142628748 gene encoding uncharacterized protein LOC142628748, translating into MRKEMDKLRNATRGKTNRGLDRIVRIMDSPFMAAVLEWLVPSKFRLPQLEPFDGLKNLLDHLNTFKTTLGLQQSPNETLCLSFPTTLKGATKEWFMKLPALSIDNFEQLGNSFIHHFVGGQRSRRLADHLLTIRQGKNETLRLYVKHFTRETLEVDEVDDKVQLTTFKAGLKSREFMVSLAKNPPKTMAEMLLKAQKYMNAKDALAVIKDVEKSNDKGRKEDNRRGRKRERLDCQNSDGGKRKDDKAPWTIKFTHLVMPVDKILA; encoded by the coding sequence atgaggaaggagatggacaAGCTAAGGAATGCCACAAGGGGGAAGACAAACCGGGGTTTGGATAGAATAGTCAGGATAATGGATTCACCCTTCATGGCGGCAGTCCTAGAATGGCTGGTGCCATCCAAATTCCGCCTACCTCAACTTGAGCCGTTTGATGGACTGAAAAATCTCCTGGACCACCTCAACACTTTCAAGacgaccttaggccttcaacagTCTCCTAACGAGACACTGTGCCTCTCCTTCCCCACCACTCTCAAGGGAGCTACAAAGGAGTGGTTCATGAAGTTACCAGCATTGTCCATCGATAACTTCGAGCAGTTGGGCAATTCCTTCATACATCACTTCGTTGGGGGACAACGCTCGAGAAGGCTAGCAGACCACTTACTTACCATCAGACAAGGAAAAAATGAGACCCTGAGGTTGTACGTGAAACATTTTACTCGAGAAACTTTAGAGGTCGACGAGGTTGATGACAAGGTGCAGTTAACAACCTTTAAAGCTGGGTTGAAATCCAGGGAGTTCATGGTCTCACTTGCAAAGAATCCCCCAAAgacgatggcagagatgctCCTGAAGGCgcagaagtacatgaacgctAAAGATGCCCTAGCAGTGATAAAAGACGTGGAGAAGTCCAACGAcaaaggaaggaaggaagacaaTCGGAGAGGACGAAAAAGGGAGCGTTTAGATTGTCAAAATAGCGATGGGGGTAAAAGGAAAGACGATAAAGCTCCTTGGACGATAAAATTCACTCATTTAGTTATGCCTGTTGATAAAATCTTGGCATAA